The Ornithorhynchus anatinus isolate Pmale09 chromosome 1, mOrnAna1.pri.v4, whole genome shotgun sequence genome includes a window with the following:
- the SLITRK3 gene encoding SLIT and NTRK-like protein 3 has product MMKSSTAEAFHKGRMLWIILLSTIFALGWTTPIPLIEDSEEIDEPCFDPCYCEVKESLFHIHCDSKGFTNISQITESWSRPFKLYLQRNSMRKLYTNSFLHLNNAVSINLGNNALQDIQSGAFNGLKVLKRLYLHENKLDIFRNDTFLGLESLEYLQADYNVIKRIESGAFRNLSKLRVLILNDNLIPILPTNLFKAVSLTHLDLRGNRLKVLPYRGMLDHVGRTLMEIQLEENPWNCTCEIVQLKTWLERIPYTALVGDITCETPFHFHGKDLREIRKAELCPLLTESEVEASLGIPQLSSSKENTWPTKPSSMLSSVHFTASSVEYKSSNRQPKPTKQPRTAKPPPTSRGPYPGPNQPPVAAYQTRPPIPIICPTGCICSLHINDLGLTVNCKERGFSNISELLPRPLNAKKLYLSSNLIQKIYRSDFWNFSSLELLHLGNNRISYVQDGAFINLPNLKSLFLNGNDIERLTPGMFRGLQSLHYLYFEFNVIREIRPAAFSLMPNLKLLFLNNNLLRKLPTDAFAGTSLARLNLRKNYFLYLPVAGVLEHLNAIVQIDLNENPWDCTCDLVPLKQWMETISSVSVVGDVLCGSPENLTRRDVRTVELEALCPEMLRGAGASPALPGAGRPAAGGPTGASPSEFSPPGGPVPLSVLILSLLVLFFSAVFIAAGLFAFVLRRRRKKLPFRKRQEGVDLTGIQMQCHRLFEDGGGGGGGGGGGGGGGGGGRPSRGSPEKAPPVGHVYDYIPHPVTQMCNNPIYKPREEEEEAEAETGAQEAGGPERGGAGPQPPRAGELLLGEDQFSETAKENPSNYRTLLEKEKEWTLAVSSSQLNTIVTRNHHHPAHPHRPAGGGSGGGAGVVGSVAGDLAGFRHHEKNGGVVLFPPGGGCGGGGGGGGFLDRERPQPAPCMVGFVDCLYSTVPKLKELHVHPPGMQYPDLQQDARLKETLLFSAGKGFSDHQTQKSEYLELRAKLQTKPDYLEVLEKTTYRF; this is encoded by the coding sequence ATGATGAAATCTTCTACGGCAGAAGCTTTCCATAAAGGAAGGATGTTGTGGATAATTCTTCTAAGCACAATTTTTGCTCTAGGATGGACTACCCCAATCCCCTTGATAGAGGACTCAGAGGAAATAGACGAGCCTTGCTTTGATCCATGTTACTGTGAAGTGAAAGAAAGCCTTTTTCATATACATTGTGACAGTAAAGGATTTACAAATATTAGTCAGATCACAGAGTCCTGGTCGAGACCTTTTAAACTTTATCTGCAGAGGAATTCCATGAGGAAACTGTACACCAACAGTTTCCTCCACTTGAACAATGCTGTATCTATTAACCTTGGGAACAACGCACTGCAGGACATTCAGTCGGGAGCCTTCAACGGCCTTAAGGTTTTAAAGAGGTTATACCTGCACGAGAATAAATTAGACATCTTCCGAAACGACACTTTCCTGGGCTTGGAAAGTCTGGAATACCTGCAGGCCGACTACAACGTCATCAAGCGCATCGAAAGCGGGGCGTTTCGAAACCTGAGCAAGTTGCGGGTTCTCATCTTGAACGATAACCTCATCCCCATCCTTCCCACCAATCTCTTTAAGGCCGTGTCTCTGACCCACCTAGACCTCCGGGGAAACAGGCTAAAGGTACTCCCTTACCGGGGAATGCTGGATCACGTTGGCAGGACCCTGATGGAGATCCAGCTGGAAGAAAACCCCTGGAACTGCACCTGCGAGATCGTGCAGCTGAAGACCTGGCTGGAACGCATCCCTTACACGGCCCTGGTGGGAGACATCACCTGCGAAACCCCCTTCCACTTCCACGGTAAGGACCTGCGGGAGATCAGAAAGGCGGAACTCTGTCCCCTGCTGACAGAGTCGGAGGTGGAAGCCAGCCTGGGGATCCCTCAGCTGTCCTCGAGCAAGGAGAACACCTGGCCCACGAAGCCCTCCTCGATGCTGTCCTCGGTCCACTTCACCGCCTCTTCCGTCGAATACAAGTCCTCCAACAGGCAGCCCAAGCCCACCAAACAGCCCCGGACGGCCAAGCCTCCACCGACGTCCCGGGGCCCGTACCCGGGGCCCAACCAGCCGCCCGTGGCCGCCTACCAgacccgcccccccatccccatcatcTGCCCCACGGGCTGCATCTGCAGCTTGCACATCAATGACCTGGGCCTGACGGTCAACTGCAAAGAGCGGGGGTTTAGCAACATATCGGAGCTCCTCCCAAGGCCCCTGAACGCCAAGAAGCTGTACCTGAGCAGCAACCTGATTCAGAAGATCTACCGGTCCGACTTCTGGAACTTCTCGTCTCTGGAGCTCCTGCACCTGGGGAACAACCGCATTTCCTACGTCCAGGACGGGGCCTTCATCAACCTGCCCAACCTGAAGAGCCTGTTCCTCAACGGCAACGACATCGAGAGGCTCACGCCGGGCATGTTCCGAGGCTTGCAGAGCCTGCACTACCTGTACTTCGAGTTCAACGTCATCCGGGAGATCCGTCCGGCGGCCTTCAGCCTCATGCCCAACCTGAAGCTGCTCTTCCTTAACAACAACCTGCTGCGGAAGCTGCCCACGGACGCCTTCGCGGGGACCTCGCTGGCCCGGCTCAACCTGCGCAAGAACTACTTCCTCTACCTGCCCGTGGCCGGGGTCCTGGAGCACCTCAACGCCATCGTGCAGATCGACCTCAACGAGAACCCCTGGGACTGCACCTGCGACCTGGTGCCCCTGAAGCAGTGGATGGAGACCATCAGCTCCGTCAGCGTGGTGGGCGACGTCCTCTGCGGGAGCCCCGAGAACCTCACCCGCCGCGATGTGCGCACGGTCGAGCTGGAAGCGCTCTGCCCGGAGATGCTGCGCGGGGCCGgcgcctccccagccctcccgggggcgggccggccagCGGCCGGGGGGCCCACCGGCGCTTCGCCCTCGGAGTTCTCGCCGCCCGGGGGTCCCGTGCCCCTCTCCGTACTGATCCTCAGCCTGCTCGTGCTCTTCTTCTCTGCCGTCTTCATCGCGGCAGGCCTCTTCGCCTTCGTCCTCCGCCGGCGCCGCAAGAAGCTGCCCTTCCGCAAGCGGCAAGAGGGCGTGGACCTGACGGGCATCCAGATGCAGTGTCACCGGCTCTTCGaggacggcggcgggggcggcgggggcggcgggggcggcgggggcggcgggggcggaggccgTCCCAGCCGGGGTTCGCCCGAGAAGGCTCCCCCCGTGGGCCATGTGTACGACTACATCCCACACCCGGTCACCCAGATGTGCAACAACCCCATCTACaagccccgggaggaggaggaggaggcggaggccgagACGGGGGCCCAGGAGGCCGGCGGTCCCGAGCGGGGCGGCGctgggcctcagcctcctcggGCCGGGGAGCTCCTGCTGGGAGAGGACCAGTTTTCCGAGACGGCCAAGGAGAACCCCAGTAACTACCGGACcttgctggagaaggagaaggagtggaCCCTGGCCGTATCCAGCTCCCAGCTCAACACCATAGTGACCAGGAACCACCACCACCCCGCACACCCTCACCGCCCCGCCGGGGGGGGCAGCGGTggcggggcaggggtggtggggagcGTGGCGGGAGACTTGGCGGGGTTCCGCCACCATGAGAAGAACGGCGGTGTGGTGCTCTTCCCCCCGGGGGGAGGCtgtgggggcggcggcggaggcggcgggttcCTCGACCGGGAGAGACCCCAGCCAGCCCCCTGCATGGTGGGCTTCGTGGACTGCCTCTACAGCACAGTGCCCAAGTTGAAGGAACTGCACGTCCACCCTCCTGGCATGCAATATCCAGACTTACAGCAGGACGCCAGGCTCAAAGAAACCCTTCTCTTCTCGGCTGGAAAGGGCTTCTCAGACCACCAAACCCAAAAAAGCGAATACCTCGAGTTAAGGGCCAAACTCCAAACCAAGCCGGATTACCTCGAAGTCCTGGAGAAAACAACCTATAGGTTCtga